Proteins encoded by one window of Lycium barbarum isolate Lr01 chromosome 11, ASM1917538v2, whole genome shotgun sequence:
- the LOC132617184 gene encoding nuclear pore complex protein NUP54, which produces MFGTPSSTPAFGTPSSTPAFGTPSSTPAFGTPSTPAFGTGGFGSSLFSTPFSQPQQQQSSLFQTPQSAGAFSFSTPPTLAQSTPFGQPNVAPSALPYANASTQLTTQMAPVAPLPFSLADRDIQAIVDAYKEETGNPKYAFKHLLFSVTEPQQRTKPAGVSDIMWAEAMGKLEGMESIDRERLWPQLVQGFKDLSERLKLQDQVIVSDAERVQMTQSNVKMLQRHFQADTLPWIERMRHKEQGLQRRLLRVMRILEALEGKGCRLPLIKGEAELAEKLAAITRQLKGSGAELSRRVQNLLTICRVQNGLGGGSVYLPGSTKIHEQSLADMQEVLQQQTEAIARLGNVLKRDIRDVEIIMAEETEMMEG; this is translated from the exons ATGTTCGGCACTCCTTCTTCCACCCCAGCCTTTGGCACTCCCTCTTCCACCCCAGCATTCGGCACACCTTCTTCCACTCCAGCGTTCGGCACACCGTCAACGCCAGCATTCGGCACTGGTGGTTTTGGATCCTCACTATTTTCAACCCCATTTTCACAGCCACAGCAACAACAAAGTTCGTTATTTCAAACACCACAGAGTGCGGGAGCGTTCAGCTTTTCCACACCTCCCACGCTGGCACAGTCAACTCCATTTGGTCAACCTAATGTTGCTCCTTCAGCCCTTCCGTATGCAAATGCTTCTACTCAGTTGACTACTCAGATGGCTCCTGTCGCTCCACTTCCCTTTTCTCTCGCCGATAGGGATATACAA GCAATCGTTGATGCGTACAAGGAGGAGACTGGTAACCCTAAGTATGCTTTCAAG CATCTTTTGTTCAGTGTGACGGAACCTCAACAAAGGACGAAACCTGCAGGAGTATCTGAT ATTATGTGGGCAGAGGCAATGGGCAAACTTGAAGGCATGGAGAGTATTGACCGTGAGCGCCTGTGGCCTCAGCTTGTTCAGGGCTTCAAGGATCTCTCCGAGCGACTCAAG CTTCAAGATCAAGTCATAGTTTCAGATGCTGAGAGGGTGCAAATGACGCAGAGCAATGTGAAGATG CTGCAAAGGCATTTTCAAGCTGATACCCTTCCTTGGATTGAAAGAATGAGACACAAAGAGCAAGGTCTTCAAAGACGCCTTTTGAGG GTGATGAGAATACTGGAGGCACTTGAAGGTAAAGGTTGTCGATTGCCTTTGATTAAAGGAGAGGCTGAATTGGCGGAGAAGTTGGCTGCCATCACGAGACAG TTAAAAGGTTCTGGAGCAGAACTTTCTAGGAGGGTGCAGAATCTGCTCACAATATGCCGTGTTCAAAATGGCCTTGGAGGTGGTTCTGTTTATCTCCCTGGTTCAACTAAAATTCATGAACAAAGTCTTGCTGACATGCAGGAG GTTTTGCAGCAGCAAACCGAGGCTATTGCTAGGCTTGGCAATGTATTGAAGCGAGATATCCGCGACGTGGAGATCATAATGGCTGAGGAAACAGAAATGATGGAAGGCTGA
- the LOC132619971 gene encoding uncharacterized protein LOC132619971, with translation MEPFQHQRQIQQYRRKLGMPYANSNCNGKIWFFVQHNVDVEVLLDTEQSITVKLNFQNFNKDMVVTMVEHLSRTGSDHAPLLVSCGDQVQKFVKPFRFLKFWVEHDTFLDLVKQQWETTLSDDVFLSFKLKMKKLKTTLSTWSKATFGDIFKQLVIREEIVNIKEQLFEADPSEENRMVMQRAQAELKLYLHYEEEFWRQKARIDCFSEGDKNTRYFHSLVKGRRKRIHIRRIKDDAGNWLEDVDSVAAQAVNFFQKQFTHEEVREDSPIFNHIPELIREEDNLILAEQPTMEEVQMAVFELHGDSACGPDGFSGIFYQKCWEVIKFDVYKIVKAFFEGHTLPKSVTHTNLVLLPKKTVVEAFADMRPISLINFINKVISIVVHDRLDKLLSRVISPNQSGFVKGRNIIENVLLTQEIAHGFVHSTRGVKQGDPLSPALFIIAAEVLSRALNSLFDQPGFSLQMIMDTLKEYEKVSGQLINKGKSSFYMFSKVSHELSQQVATATGFVRGQFPFTYLGAPITHARKRKVDYTTLLKNVKDRLQTWKGKLLSYGGKAVLITSVLQSIPIHVLSAIRPSKCVIKELHRIFAKFFWNNKEEGRCRHWAAWINMCIPKNEGGLGFRSIYDTSKALCAKLWWKFRTTSSLWANFLWNKYCKKQIPQVVQWKGGSQVWKMMLEARDNIEQEIWWEPKIGSSNIWFDNWTKLGALSYVVPQSWQINEQTEDVSEVMTDGRWNISKLMQFFPEDIVQHIIQEIDIKYASNEWDRPWWMMKSSGKFTFKVPIDEVVASIGIPLVSKCCCCHNAQMETMNHLFMCGDLATKVKHAIRSWWEAKCHFKMKSIFKAVPAFVVWQICKWRNNRLHGGTMNLNRVLYDINMNIHMLCKIQFPGLKIPTTWQHIVQFFEEYKPTVICRLIKWRRPVFGVFKCNTDGAAKGNPGPSYATFCIRNDVGDLVYAAAKTLTDGTNIVAEAKAIRMGMRYCVEKQLFPLIIETDSMSMKMILKEEWKVPWSISMLVDDIKKMMEDQTVAVEHIHREGNGLADFLTNLVFDFAGTLQFHSFQELPSQAKRILNIDKREIPNLRIRTIQDKTPN, from the exons atggaaccttttcagcaTCAGAGACAAATTCAGCAATATAGAAGGAAACTTGGAATGCCTTATGCTAATTCCAACTGTAATGGAAAAATCTGGTTCTTTGTGCAACACAATGTTGATGTTGAGGTTTTATTAGATACTGAGCAATCTATTACTGTCAAGTtgaattttcaaaatttcaataAAGATATGGTGGTTACAATG GTGGAGCATTTGTCAAggactggttctgatcatgcaccacTACTGGTATCATGTGGAGATCAAGTGCAAAAATTTGTAAAACCATTCAGGTTTCTCAAATTCTGGGTGGAACATGATACTTTTCTTGATTTGGTTAAGCAACAATGGGAAACAACTTTATCAGATGATGTATTTCTGTCATTTAAActcaagatgaagaaactgaaaacaacttTAAGTACATGGAGTAAGGCTACTTTTGGTgacatttttaaacaacttgTTATTAGAGAAGAAATAGTGAATATTAAGGAGCAGTTGTTTGAGGCAGATCCATCTGAAGAAAATAGAATGGTCATGCAGAGGGCACAAGCAGAACTCAAGCTGTATCTTCATTATGAGGAGGAATTCTGGAGACAAAAGGCCAGGATAGATTGTTTTTCTGAAGGTGATAAGAACACTAGATATTTCCATAGCCTGGTAAAAGGTAGAAGAAAAAGAATTCACATTAGGAGGATTAAAGATGATGCTGGTAACTGGCTTGAGGATGTTGATAGTGTTGCTGCTCAAgctgtcaactttttccaaaAGCAATTTACTCATGAAGAGGTGAGAGAAGATTCTCCAATATTTAATCATATTCCAGAACTGATAAGGGAGGAGGATAATTTAATACTTGCTGAACAGCCTACTATGGAGGAAGTACAGATGGCTGTATTTGAGTTACATGGGGATAGTGCTTGTGGTCCTGATGGATTTTCTGGTATATTctatcagaagtgttgggaggtgatAAAGTTTGATGTATACAAGATTGTTAAAGCTTTTTTTGAAGGACATACTCTCCCCAAGTCAGTCACTCACACAAATCTGGTTTTGCTGCCAAAGAAGACTGTGGTTGAGGCATTTGctgatatgagacctataagCCTTATCAACTTTATCAATAAGGTCATTTCAATAGTAGTTCATGATAGACTTGATAAGCTACTTTCCAGGGTAATCTCTCCAAATCAATCTGGTTTTGTTAAAGGAAGGAATATAATTGAGAATGTGTTAttgacacaagaaatt GCTCATGGTTTTGTTCATTCTACAAGGGGTGTCAAACAAGGGGATCCACTTTCTCCTGCCTTGTTCATCATTGCTGCAGAAGTCCTTTCAAGGGCACTAAACTCTTTGTTTGATCAGCCTGGATTT TCTTTACAAATGATCATGGATACTCTTAAGGAATATGAGAAAGTGTCTGGACAGCTGATAAATAAGGGGAAAAGTTCATTTTATATGTTCAGCAAAGTATCACATGAGTTAAGCCAGCAGGTTGCAACAGCAACAGGATTTGTGAGAGGtcaatttccttttacatatcttggagCACCAATCACTCATGCCAGGAAAAGGAAGGTGGATTACACTACATTATTGAAGAATGTCAAAGACAGGTTACAAACATGGAAAGGCAAGCTGCTGTCTTATGGAGGAAAAGCAGTGTTGATTACAAGTGTGCTTCAAAGTATTCCCATTCATGTGTTATCTGCTATAAGGCCTTctaaatgtgttataaaggaaTTACACAGAATCTTTGCTAAattcttttggaataataaggaAGAAGGTAGATGTAGACACTGGGCAGCTTGGATTAACATGTGCATTCCCAAGAATGAAGGAGGTTTGGGCTTCAGGTCTATCTATGACACATCTAAAGCTTTATGTGCTAAACTatggtggaagtttagaaccactagttcTCTCTGGGCTAATTTTCTATGGAATAAATACTGTAAAAAACAAATTCCTCAGGTGGTACAATGGAAGGGAGGATCCCAAGTCTGGAAGATGATGCTGGAAGCTAGGGATAATATAGAACAGGAAATCTGGTGGGAGCCTaagattggaagttcaaacatttggtttgataattggactaaACTAGGTGCTCTTAGTTATGTGGTTCCACAGTCCTGGCAAATCAATGAGCAGACTGAAGATGTTTCTGAAGTTATGACAGATGGAAGATGGAATATCAGCAAACTCATGCAGTTTTTTCCTGAAGATATTGTGCAGCATATAATACAGGAAATTGACATTAAatatgcatcaaatgaatgggatagaccttggtggatgatgaAAAGTTCAGGCAAAtttaca TTTAAAGTCCCAATTGATGAGGTGGTGGCAAGTATTGGCATTCCTTTAGTTTCAAAGTGTTGTTGCTGTCATAATGCTCAGATGGAGACAATGAATCATCTATTTATGTGTGGAGATTTGGCTACAAAG GTAAAACATGCTATAAGAagttggtgggaagcaaaatgccacttcaaaatgaaatccatatttaaaGCAGTGCCTGCTTTTGTTGTATGGCAAATATGTAAGTGGAGAAACAATAGGCTTCATGGTGGTACAatgaatctgaatagagtgcTATATGATATAAACATGAATATTCATATGTTGTGTAAAATTCAGTTTCCTGGGCTGAAAATTCCAACTACATGGCAGCATATTGTTCAGTTCTTTGAAGAATATAAGCCTACTGTTATATGCAGACTTATTAAATGGAGGAGACCTGTATTTGGTGTTTTcaagtgtaatactgatggagctgctaaaggaaatccaggtCCAAGTTATGCAACTTTTTGTATAAGAAATGATGTGGGAGACTTGGTGTATGCAGCTGCAAAAACTTTGACAGATggaacaaatattgtggctgaggctAAGGCTATTAGGATGGGAATGAGGTATTGTGTGGAAAAGCAGCTTTTCCCATTGATCATAGAGACTGATTCCATGTCTATGAAGATGATTTTAAAGGAAGAATGGAAGGTCCCTTGGAGCATCTCAATGCTGGTGGATGATATCAAGAAAATGATGGAGGATCAAACAGTAGctgtggagcatatacatagagaaggCAATGGGCtggcagattttttaactaacttggtttttgattttgcaggtacacttCAGTTTCATAGTTTTCAAGAATTACCAAGTCAAGCCAAGAGGATTCTGAATATAGACAAGAGAGAAATCCCAAATTTGAGAATAAGAACCATCCAAGATAAAACACCAAACTGA
- the LOC132617885 gene encoding uncharacterized protein LOC132617885 isoform X1, producing the protein MAIQCSNFVPYLSCSPSNKEIPSSFIRFPATHPFYVDSTKFKLSTPRFISALVSDNKALDSNYSGTDMFRLTYLEGNSWLWEVGGLKILVDPILVGNLDFGIPWLYDAAKKFLKNFQLDDLPVIDCLLITQSLDDHCHLKTLKPLSRKFPNLRVIATPNAKTLLDPLFNNVIYLEPGQDSEIEVSNGFPVKVKATAGPVLGPPWQRPENGYLVTSPNGALTLYYEPHCVYNETFVEKDKADIVITPVIKQLLPSFTLVSGQEDAVQLAKHLSAKFVVPMKNGDLDSKGFLASIVQSEGTMESFKELLSKELPDAKVLEPTPGEPLDISIAVLGQ; encoded by the exons ATGGCTATTCAATGCAGCAATTTTGTTCCATACTTGAGCTGCAGTCCTAGTAATAAAGAGATACCCTCATCATTTATCCGTTTCCCTGCAACTCATCCCTTTTATGTTGATTCTACCAAATTCAAGCTCTCAACTCCCAG GTTCATCTCTGCCTTGGTTTCTGATAACAAAGCTTTGGACTCTAATTATTCTGGTACTGATATGTTCAGATTAACTTACTTGGAG GGGAATAGCTGGTTGTGGGAAGTGGGAGGACTGAAAATTCTAGTTGATCCTATCTTGGTGGGTAACTTGGATTTTGGAATTCCTTGGCTATATGATGCTGCCAAAAAATTTCTCAAGAATTTCCAG CTTGATGACCTTCCGGTGATAGACTGCTTACTGATTACACAAAGTCTTGACGATCATTGTCATCTCAAGACATTAAAGCCTCTTTCCCGCAAGTTCCCAAACCTGAGAGTTATAGCAACTCCAAATGCTAAGACACTGCTGGATCCTCTTTTCAACAAT GTCATCTACTTGGAACCTGGCCAGGATTCTGAGATTGAAGTGAGCAACGGCTTCCCGGTTAAAGTTAAGGCTACTGCAGGGCCAGTTCTTGGACCTCCTTGGCAGCGACCCGAGAATGG ATATCTTGTCACTTCTCCAAATGGTGCTCTTACTCTCTACTACGAACCCCACTGTGTCTATAACGAGACCTTCGTAGAGAAAGACAAGGCGGACATTGTTATTACTCCTGTCATCAAGCAACTTCTACCAAGCTTTACATTGGTTTCCGGACAAGAAGATGCAGTTCAACTTGCAAAACACCTTTCTGCAAA GTTTGTTGTGCCGATGAAGAATGGTGACCTCGACAGCAAAGGGTTTCTCGCTAGTATTGTTCAATCTGAAGGAACAATGGAATCATTCAAG GAACTTTTGTCAAAGGAACTACCAGATGCAAAGGTACTTGAACCTACTCCTGGAGAACCACTGGATATCTCAATAGCTGTACTGGGACAATAA
- the LOC132617885 gene encoding uncharacterized protein LOC132617885 isoform X2: MAIQCSNFVPYLSCSPSNKEIPSSFIRFPATHPFYVDSTKFKLSTPRFISALVSDNKALDSNYSGTDMFRLTYLEGNSWLWEVGGLKILVDPILVGNLDFGIPWLYDAAKKFLKNFQVIYLEPGQDSEIEVSNGFPVKVKATAGPVLGPPWQRPENGYLVTSPNGALTLYYEPHCVYNETFVEKDKADIVITPVIKQLLPSFTLVSGQEDAVQLAKHLSAKFVVPMKNGDLDSKGFLASIVQSEGTMESFKELLSKELPDAKVLEPTPGEPLDISIAVLGQ; encoded by the exons ATGGCTATTCAATGCAGCAATTTTGTTCCATACTTGAGCTGCAGTCCTAGTAATAAAGAGATACCCTCATCATTTATCCGTTTCCCTGCAACTCATCCCTTTTATGTTGATTCTACCAAATTCAAGCTCTCAACTCCCAG GTTCATCTCTGCCTTGGTTTCTGATAACAAAGCTTTGGACTCTAATTATTCTGGTACTGATATGTTCAGATTAACTTACTTGGAG GGGAATAGCTGGTTGTGGGAAGTGGGAGGACTGAAAATTCTAGTTGATCCTATCTTGGTGGGTAACTTGGATTTTGGAATTCCTTGGCTATATGATGCTGCCAAAAAATTTCTCAAGAATTTCCAG GTCATCTACTTGGAACCTGGCCAGGATTCTGAGATTGAAGTGAGCAACGGCTTCCCGGTTAAAGTTAAGGCTACTGCAGGGCCAGTTCTTGGACCTCCTTGGCAGCGACCCGAGAATGG ATATCTTGTCACTTCTCCAAATGGTGCTCTTACTCTCTACTACGAACCCCACTGTGTCTATAACGAGACCTTCGTAGAGAAAGACAAGGCGGACATTGTTATTACTCCTGTCATCAAGCAACTTCTACCAAGCTTTACATTGGTTTCCGGACAAGAAGATGCAGTTCAACTTGCAAAACACCTTTCTGCAAA GTTTGTTGTGCCGATGAAGAATGGTGACCTCGACAGCAAAGGGTTTCTCGCTAGTATTGTTCAATCTGAAGGAACAATGGAATCATTCAAG GAACTTTTGTCAAAGGAACTACCAGATGCAAAGGTACTTGAACCTACTCCTGGAGAACCACTGGATATCTCAATAGCTGTACTGGGACAATAA